From Zea mays cultivar B73 chromosome 3, Zm-B73-REFERENCE-NAM-5.0, whole genome shotgun sequence:
TGATGGAAAATGATACAATTGTGAGGTTTGCACTTTAAATATGTTGCATAGGTCCATTACAATGTTTATAGTACTTGTGTTTGGGCTCTAACCTATTTTGTAGAGAAAATCTCTTTTGGGCTTAAGTTGACACATattgcaaattcttttgcaaagaaGTGAAAGAGGTATGGTTCTAACACTTAGTCGATTGTTTTATGTGCTAataatgtttgtctaagtgctagggaacctCTCAAGAAGAGCCAAAAGAAGTTTGAGAAGTTTGGCTCAAAAGAACCAAACTTGGGCCAGTCTAGGGCCCACCGGACTATTCAGTGATGCCTCTGGTGAAGCGTACGACCAAAGACACTGCTCTAAGGAATTTTATTTATAAaatccaccggacagtgaatagtgcagtATCCGGTGCACTAGAAAAAGGTTTCCAATGGCTATCTCCATGGGTGGGCGCCAGCCGCCAACGCTAGTTGACGTGgcagctgtccggtggcgcaccagactatccggtaccacgccggaaaaggaaaccgaacaATCAAATCGCCTGGCGACCGTTGTTGGTATGaaatccagtggcgcaccggactgtccagtgagccagtaGACAgagaagttttccagcttccttgTGGAGAAGGCAACGACTCCTATgcctcttggggctataaaaggagcccctatgcACCCTCTCCTGGTACCCCAAACATCACAAATGCACACTACAACTCTAAGACTCAATGACTACCTTGTTCATTGGTTCGAGAGAGATTATTTGAGCGCATTTCTGGGCTGTTACTGTGTCGTTTTAGTGTTGCACTCTTGTCTTTGCTTTCGTGCGTGTTATTGctgctgaaaggatcacgatgcccaatagggggtgaattgggcttttctaaaattccaacaaaagttaaaccctaagcatgagcccaacttcacccaaactACTAGCCATAAGTAAATACTACTAGATAGGcaacaaccctaagtcattactACAAATACTAACTAAGCAATTGCACAAagtaaaatgctcaaagtaaatgcggaatgtaaagtaaGGGCAAGAAGACTCCTCTAATTTTTttgccgaggtatcgaagagtcgacactctttcatagtcctcgttggagcacctgtgcaagggtatcgctcccccttggtcctcgcaagaaccaagtgctcactatgagatgatctttTGCCTCTCCGGCGCGGTAGATCCCTCACAATCGCGTGCAATCTTACGTCAGGTCACCAACAAGTCCTCCGGGGTGATCACCGAACTCCAAtcgccaccaagccatctaggtgattccgaccaccaagagtaacaagttataaactttcacttgaccaatagAATCCTAATGCatatggtgtgtgctctaggtggccctcatgcgcactaatgaggtcctaacatggGATTATGATTTTCCTAATCACCTCACTAAGCTTTGTGGGCTTGCAATGCAGTAGCAATGAATACAAGtgtatgtgggcagcaagacactaagggtgtgtttggttgcacGTGTAATGTGCCACGCCTAAGGTTAGCACCCTGCCATATCTGTGGCGTGCCTAAGACGCCTAAGGTTAGATCTTTGTTTGGTTTATCTCCACGCCTAAGGTTAGGCACACCTATAAATGTGTGGCAGCTGTTTGGATTACTACCACACCTAAGGTTAGGCACACCATTAAATGTGCAGCTACTGTTGGTTTATCGTTTAACTCAATTTGTGTCACACTTTTTTAATAGAACTGAGCATATGAAACAACACACATAATTTAGGCTAGCAGCACACAAAATTTAGAAACTGTCTCCAAAAGGTCTCATTTTTCACTAGATACATTAGAGAAAAATCTGACACTACTAGAACATTTGCAATGCGAAATTGGAGCAAAAATTATTACAGTCCAATGCCTTCCTTGCTTTGCAGAGATTCCATAATTGTAAAAGGTACTGGTGCTATGCACTATGCTCATTGGTACCCTCAAAGTTAAAAATCGACAAAAAGAGCAATGTAACAACAGTCACAACCACCAAATATCTCCATCAATTGCCATCCATCAACCTAGAAGAAATGCAAAAAACCCAACTATCACACCATTCATCTCCTACATGGATCATCCTGCTACAATTGCAAAAAATATCTCAAATTATTATAAGCATAAACAATAGAGCTATAATGATAGAAAATACAAAAAAAAATTACTTAGTCGATTCATAGGTCCAAATCACTCAGATGCTTTAGTACCCATGACTCAAATGTTATGTCTGATGCAGCAGATAAGAAACCACGCATACCCTTTTGATCTTTGTGTGCTAGATACGTTCCTACCATTAACTTTTGATCAGTAGTAATTGTCATATTCTCAAGCCTTTGCCACAATATTGCATTAGGGTTAACAAAAGGCATAGGCACTGGAGGTGGTGGCTTCTTAAGATCATTTCGAAGTTCTACCAAAGTAGCACTTAGTTCATCtactacctttgttgtgtgactcTTTGGTTTCACATTCCTCTTCGCAAGTACTCCCTCTCCTTGTGGGCGCTTCAGTCCAGAACTTGACGAGCTATGATCAACACTTTGAGATGGATGATGATTGGGAGATGGTAAAGTGTCAGAATCATCACCTAGATCATGCACAGGCTGAGGGTAGTTGGAGAAGTCACTGCACACATCATCATTGAAGTCACTGTCATCTCCAGGATGAGTTTCATTCATGCAAGTTGTAGCTTCCATGGCTAGAGAGCCATCAGCACTGCT
This genomic window contains:
- the LOC103652594 gene encoding uncharacterized protein; this translates as MLGWFTDFIKEQHAGFKIKKQHHFKCAEALNRQFNMGVTATQVERRYRHYKENWKFVAAALSKSGNTFDTTRSMVVISESEKANLKDRARRLLSKPIKFFNEMQELFINSSADGSLAMEATTCMNETHPGDDSDFNDDVCSDFSNYPQPVHDLGDDSDTLPSPNHHPSQSVDHSSSSSGLKRPQGEGVLAKRNVKPKSHTTKVVDELSATLVELRNDLKKPPPPVPMPFVNPNAILWQRLENMTITTDQKLMVGTYLAHKDQKGMRGFLSAASDITFESWVLKHLSDLDL